Proteins encoded together in one Bacteroides ovatus window:
- the ahpC gene encoding alkyl hydroperoxide reductase subunit C, with protein MEPILNSQLPEFSVQAFHNGAFKTVTNNDLKGKWAILFFYPADFTFVCPTELVDMAEKYDQFKAMGVEIYSVSTDSHFVHKAWHDASESIRKIQYPMLADPTGALSRALGVYIEEEGMAYRGTFVVNPEGKIKVVELNDNNIGRDASELLRKVEAAQFVATHDGEVCPAKWKKGESTLKPSIDLVGKI; from the coding sequence ATGGAACCAATTTTAAATTCTCAACTTCCTGAATTCAGTGTTCAGGCTTTTCACAACGGAGCTTTCAAGACTGTAACCAACAATGACCTGAAAGGTAAATGGGCGATTCTTTTCTTCTATCCTGCTGACTTTACTTTCGTATGTCCTACTGAATTGGTGGATATGGCTGAAAAGTACGATCAGTTCAAGGCGATGGGTGTAGAGATCTATTCGGTAAGTACTGACTCTCATTTCGTGCACAAAGCTTGGCATGATGCTTCTGAAAGTATTCGCAAGATTCAATATCCGATGTTGGCAGACCCGACTGGCGCTTTGAGCCGTGCACTGGGTGTATATATCGAAGAAGAGGGTATGGCTTATCGCGGTACATTCGTTGTCAATCCGGAAGGAAAGATTAAAGTGGTGGAACTGAATGATAACAATATTGGCCGTGATGCAAGTGAATTGCTTCGTAAGGTGGAAGCTGCACAGTTTGTTGCTACCCATGACGGAGAAGTTTGCCCGGCTAAATGGAAGAAGGGTGAGTCTACCCTGAAACCAAGCATTGACCTGGTAGGTAAGATTTGA
- the ahpF gene encoding alkyl hydroperoxide reductase subunit F has product MLESALKEQLKGIFAGLEANFTFDISVSSSHENKTELLELLGDVADCSDHITCSVNEGEALKFTLLKNSDRTGITFRGIPNGHEFTSLLLAILNLDGKGKNFPDEAVCNRVKALKGPIHLTTYVSLTCTNCPDVVQALNAMTTLNPAITHEMVDGALYQDEVDALKIQGVPSVFADGKLLHVGRGEFGELLAKLEDQYGIDETKANAEVKEYDVIVVGGGPAGVSAAIYSARKGLRVAIVAERVGGQVKETVGIENLISVPETTGNELADNLKTHLLRYPVDLLEHRKVEKVEVVGKQKQITTSVGEKFLAPALIIATGASWRKLNVPGEAEYIGRGVAFCPHCDGPFYKGKHVAVVGGGNSGIEAAIDLAGICSKVTVFEFMDELKADSVLQERLKSLPNVEVFVSSQTTEVIGNGDKLTALRIKDRKTEEERLVELDGVFVQIGLSANSSVFRDIVETNRPGEIMIDAHCRTNVTGIYAAGDVSTVPYKQIIISMGEGAKAALSAFDDRVRGII; this is encoded by the coding sequence ATGTTAGAATCTGCATTAAAAGAACAACTAAAGGGTATTTTTGCTGGGCTGGAGGCAAACTTTACTTTTGATATATCCGTATCATCCAGCCACGAAAACAAAACAGAATTATTGGAGTTGCTGGGAGATGTAGCGGATTGTTCCGATCATATCACTTGCTCGGTGAATGAGGGAGAAGCATTGAAGTTTACTTTATTAAAGAATAGTGATCGTACCGGAATCACATTCCGGGGTATTCCTAACGGACATGAGTTCACATCATTGCTTTTGGCTATCCTGAATCTGGACGGCAAAGGAAAGAACTTTCCCGATGAGGCCGTTTGCAACCGTGTGAAAGCACTGAAAGGCCCGATACATCTGACCACTTATGTTTCGTTGACTTGTACGAACTGCCCTGACGTAGTGCAGGCTCTGAATGCAATGACTACTTTGAATCCGGCTATTACGCATGAAATGGTAGACGGTGCGCTTTATCAGGATGAAGTAGATGCACTGAAGATACAAGGAGTACCCTCTGTCTTTGCAGATGGAAAATTGCTTCATGTAGGCCGTGGTGAATTTGGCGAATTGCTTGCCAAGTTGGAAGATCAATATGGTATTGACGAAACCAAAGCGAATGCAGAGGTGAAAGAATATGATGTGATTGTAGTCGGTGGAGGACCTGCAGGAGTATCAGCAGCTATTTATTCTGCCCGTAAAGGACTCCGTGTAGCTATCGTGGCCGAGCGTGTTGGCGGACAGGTAAAAGAAACGGTGGGTATTGAAAATCTAATTTCTGTTCCGGAAACGACAGGAAATGAACTTGCCGATAATCTGAAAACTCACTTGTTGCGTTATCCGGTGGATTTGCTGGAGCATCGTAAAGTAGAAAAAGTAGAAGTGGTTGGAAAACAAAAGCAGATCACTACCTCTGTTGGGGAGAAATTCCTGGCTCCGGCACTGATTATTGCAACTGGTGCAAGCTGGCGTAAACTGAATGTTCCGGGAGAAGCGGAGTATATCGGTCGTGGTGTTGCTTTCTGCCCTCATTGTGATGGGCCGTTTTATAAGGGAAAGCATGTAGCAGTAGTAGGTGGAGGAAATTCCGGCATTGAGGCAGCGATTGACTTGGCTGGTATCTGCTCCAAAGTCACTGTTTTTGAATTTATGGATGAGTTGAAAGCAGACAGTGTACTTCAAGAGCGACTTAAATCATTGCCGAATGTGGAAGTGTTTGTAAGTTCACAGACTACGGAAGTGATAGGAAATGGTGATAAGCTGACTGCCCTGCGCATCAAAGACCGCAAAACGGAAGAAGAACGTTTGGTTGAGTTGGATGGTGTATTTGTACAAATCGGGCTTTCTGCGAATAGCAGTGTATTCCGCGACATAGTGGAAACCAACCGTCCGGGCGAAATCATGATTGATGCACATTGCCGTACGAATGTGACGGGTATCTATGCAGCCGGAGATGTTTCTACGGTTCCTTATAAGCAAATTATTATCTCTATGGGCGAAGGAGCGAAAGCTGCGCTTTCTGCATTTGACGATAGAGTGAGAGGGATTATCTGA